A window from Argopecten irradians isolate NY chromosome 3, Ai_NY, whole genome shotgun sequence encodes these proteins:
- the LOC138319470 gene encoding uncharacterized protein — protein sequence MTLSIVSSEKLRELQPDDRCDGSSPKNKREKQLHVSLRLFSNYANEKAGLSPGHHTVKYADKTLWQRRQSQARTQLPSTKRRRLVLKQERVITQGAQVTLEGYTYESSIALNTETDIEALPDAVAPGKFSPEELPSPDSAALVTFDLETTDLIQGRRMPHITQIAAAELNSGKIFNSYVWPKAPQTIAAKAITRIIANEDGSMSVDGRMVKPDSLQTAASRFMNWKGKFHNVFLIAHNGRRFEFPVLLTTFRYIHKEQELYDIVTGCLDSIHLFKKTYPGQKSYKQKDLFHSVLQGTYEANNAIADVQALGKFVSSTNLSKSDILPFSFSPKAVLCQLNYNNEKAKNFSSLASLVDKKIQSKCMTEKIVGSGLTLYHLQAIMKRDGEDGLRNTFMLKNSQGQNGRSISIEDITICVSITAFY from the exons ATGACTCTCAGTATAGTGtctagtgag AAATTACGGGAACTTCAGCCGGATGACAGATGTGATGGCAGTTCgcccaaaaataaaagggaaaaacaattacatgtatctcTGAGATTATTCAGTAATTAT GCTAATGAAAAAGCTGGTTTATCTCCTGGACACCACACTGTAAAATATGCTGACAAGACACTGTGGCAGAGAAGGCAGTCGCAGGCCAGAACACAACTACCTTCTACCAAACGTCGACGACTAGTTTTGAAGCAGGAGAGGGTCATTACTCAAGGTGCACAGGTAACACTTGAGGGGTATACTTATGAGTCAA gTATTGCACTCAACACAGAAACAGATATTGAAGCATTACCAGACGCAGTAGCACCTGGGAAATTTTCACCAGAAGAATTGCCATCACCTGACAGTGCAGCATTGGTTACGTTTGATTTGGAGACAACAGATCTTA TTCAAGGAAGACGGATGCCACATATCACACAGATAGCAGCTGCGGAGCTCAATAGCGGTAAAATCTTCAACAGTTACGTGTGGCCGAAAGCACCCCAAACAATTGCTGCAAAAGCAATTACAAGAATCATAGCAAACGAAGATGGAAGCATGTCTGTGGATGGCAGGATGGTGAAGCCCGACAGCTTACAGACAGCTGCATCAAGATTCATGAACTGGAAGGGGAAGTTCCATAATGTTTTTCTAATAGCCCATAACGGTCGGAGATTCGAATTTCCTGTCCTGTTGACCAcgtttagatatatacataaagaaCAGGAGCTGTATGATATTGTCACAGGCTGTCTGGACAGTATCCATCTTTTCAAAAAGACATATCCAGGGCAGAAGTCATACAAACAGAAAGACCTTTTCCactctgtgttacaggggacataTGAGGCAAACAATGCTATTGCAGATGTGCAGGCTTTAGGAAAATTTGTAAGCAGCACAAACCTTTCCAAAAGTGACATACTTCCTTTTAGCTTTTCACCCAAGGCTGTACTGTGCCAACTGAACTATAATAATGAAAAGGCTAAAAACTTTAGCTCCTTGGCATCACTTGTTGATAAGAAAATTCAATCAAAATGCATGACTGAAAAAATCGTGGGATCAGGATTGACACTTTACCATCTTCAGGCAATAATGAAACGTGATGGTGAGGATGGACTAAGGAACACTTTCATGTTAAAGAATAGCCAAGGACAGAATGGAAGGTCGATCAGCAT CGAAGACATCACCATCTGTGTGTCGATAACGGCATTCTACTGA